The window TGCTTTTTACAATGATTTCTGCAGCCTCATCAACCATACCGGTAGCTTTACTTTTCGTTATCTCTACTTTTTCATTGGTTTTGTTGGTTATGTGATATGCTTCCTTTTTGGCATTGGTTTCGGCTTCAAATGTAATTTTTTCAGCTTCACTATGAGCCGATTCTTTTGCCTTTTCTATGGTTTCATTTGATTTAGATTTGGCTTCTTGAATCATTTCAGAAGATTTGGCTTTCGTGTCCTTTAATAATTTATCAGCATCACTTTCAGCCTTCTTTATCGTTGTTATCGCTTCCGATATCGTTGTCATTTAAATCACCCTAATATGACCATGATAAACGGAAATCTATTAAGGGACATATATATCTTTTACTATTTATTTTTCAGAGTAGA is drawn from Methanobacterium sp. and contains these coding sequences:
- a CDS encoding V-type ATP synthase subunit H, with amino-acid sequence MTTISEAITTIKKAESDADKLLKDTKAKSSEMIQEAKSKSNETIEKAKESAHSEAEKITFEAETNAKKEAYHITNKTNEKVEITKSKATGMVDEAAEIIVKSIL